In one Zymoseptoria tritici IPO323 chromosome 10, whole genome shotgun sequence genomic region, the following are encoded:
- a CDS encoding receptor-activated Ca2+-permeable cation channel (Receptor-activated Ca2+-permeable cation channels (STRPC family)) — protein sequence MPKWPSWLGSNDRDRHSNIHDELHRLLPSHNDHVITSAIPAKEVTLVALRLKYQLEAVIPCELPEDRITRPHSDVITDAVVKTAKSAGKVSGSDDDHASCVVYCLLICKNWFKRQAMLELWDADLHELRATACEVVAKHIIEEEENLNYLMQDLLLKRYSIVVDGEDTKPANAIEKAVDMHAVRVIGSSGYQKCIAHLWRGWLVQDDSDPSRFTDYKLKTSTNYWDHFDPDRMRVPQYQNAVQVVISIVYLALYTGAINSINPEGDLDIVEGLLYIFTLGFICDEATKFFKIGRFYFGFWNIFNSTLYSLLTISFILRMIALAHPQDTNDRDRFNALSYNFLAFSAPMFWMRLMLYLDSLRFFGAMLVVLKVMMKESLIFFALLIVVLIGFFQAFIGFDQVDNSIDATNFITKNMLNAIMGAAEFDGWDNFAPPFGLILYYIYNFVIVVILLNILVALYNSAYEDITGNAIDEYLALYAQKTMQFVRAPDENVYIAPFNLVEIVFLVLPFEWWMPSHRYEQLNDAVMGIVYSPVLVLTALLETRTARMVKFNRSRNESDDDTVEEWEQLEQEMDVEGNGWAKRVEESSPNVVVDGTLVEVRKLMEEVKELKRFVREMTPGPEGSK from the exons ATGCCCAAGTGGCCCAG cTGGCTCGGGTCCAACGACCGCGACCGACACTCCAACATCCACGACGAACTCCACCGTCTCCTCCCCTCTCACAACGACCACGTCATCACCTCCGCCATTCCCGCCAAAGAAGTCACCCTCGTCGCCCTCCGCCTGAAATACCAGCTCGAAGCCGTCATCCCCTGCGAACTCCCCGAAGATCGCATCACCCGCCCTCACAGCGATGTCATCACCGACGCTGTGGTCAAGACGGCCAAGTCGGCCGGGAAAGTCAGTGGatccgacgacgaccatgCGAGTTGTGTGGTGTACTGTCTCTTGATCTGCAAGAATTGGTTCAAGAGGCAGGCTATGCTGGAGTTGTGGGATGCGGATCTGCATGAGCTGAGAGCAACGGCTTGCGAGGTGGTGGCTAAGCATATtattgaggaggaggagaactTGAATTATCTCATGCAGGACTTGCTGTTGAAGAGGTATAGCATTGTGGTGGACGGAGAGGATACCAAGCCCGCCAATGCGATTGAGAAGGCGGTGGATATGCATGCGGTCAGAGTGATTGGAAGCTCGGGATATCAAAAGTGCATTGCGCATCTCTGGCGTGGTTGGCTGGTGCAGGACGATTCGGACCCGTCTCGCTTTACGGACTACAAGCTGAAGACGTCCACCAACTACTGGGACCACTTCGACCCGGATCGCATGCGAGTGCCGCAGTATCAAAACGCCGTGCAAGTCGTCATCTCGATCGTCTACCTGGCCTTGTACACCGGAGCCATCAACAGCATCAACCCCGAGGGAGATCTCGACATCGTAGAAGGGCTGCTCTACATCTTCACTCTTGGCTTCATCTGCGATGAAGCTACCAAATTCTTCAAGATCGGCCGCTTCTACTTTGGCTTCTGGAACATCTTCAATTCGACGTTGTACTCCCTTCTGACCATCTCCTTCATCCTCCGCATGATCGCTCTCGCTCATCCCCAGGATACCAACGACCGCGACCGCTTCAACGCCCTCTCCTACaacttcctcgccttctccgccccCATGTTCTGGATGCGGCTGATGCTGTACCTTGACTCCCTCCGCTTCTTCGGCGCTATGCTCGTCGTGTTGAAAGTCATGATGAAGGAGTCCCTCATCTTTTTCGcgctcctcatcgtcgtcctcatcggTTTCTTCCAAGCTTTCATCGGCTTCGATCAGGTCGACAACTCCATCGACGCGACCAACTTCATCACGAAAAATATGCTCAACGCCATCATGGGCGCCGCGGAATTCGACGGGTGGGACAATTTCGCTCCCCCGTTTGGCTTGATCCTCTACTACATTTACAACTTTGTTATTGTGGTCATCCTGCTCAACATCCTCGTGGCACTGTACAATTCCGCGTACGAGGACATCACCGGCAACGCAATCGACGAGTACCTCGCCCTGTACGCCCAGAAAACAATGCAATTTGTCCGCGCGCCGGATGAGAACGTGTACATCGCACCCTTCAACTTGGTGGAAATCGTGTTCCTCGTGTTGCCATTCGAGTGGTGGATGCCATCGCATCGATACGAGCAGCTCAACGATGCGGTCATGGGGATTGTGTACTCTCCCGTGCTAGTTCTCACCGCTCTTCTGGAAACGAGGACTGCGAGAATGGTCAAGTTCAATCGCAGCAGGAATGAAAGTGATGATGATACGGTTGAGGAGTGGGAGCAATTGGAACAGGAAATGGATGTGGAGGGGAATGGCTGGGCGAAGAGAGTGGAGGAGAGTTCGCCGAATGTGGTTGTTGACGGGACGCTGGTTGAGGTGAGGAAGTTGATGGAAGAGGTgaaggagttgaagaggTTTGTTAGGGAGATGACGCCGGGGCCGGAGGGGTCGAAGTAG